Within the Rhodothermales bacterium genome, the region ACGTTAGGTCGCGCGAAATATTCGCCGAGGACTATAGACCTTGAAGACACAGATTCCGTGGCTGCGAGTGGTGGTCGAGGGTCTGGTAATTGTCGCCTCGATCCTCTTTGCGTTCGGGATCGACGCGGGGTGGGACGCACGCGAGGAACGAGGGCGTCGGGCCGTCCTGATGGAAGACCTCCAGGCGGAGCTAGTTCGTAACGCCGGGGACCTGAGTGTAGCGCTGGCCGAACAGGAGTTGAGAGCGCTACGCATCGGGATTCTCCTCAATGAGCTGACTCCCCAGGCGAAGGGTTTGTCCGCAGATTCGGTTCGTGCCCTCCAGGCAAGTTTGGCTGGTGTGGTGAGCTACGACCCGTCCCTCGGGGTCTTGGATCTCCTAATTCAGTCGGGGGATCTGGCGCTCTTGGAGGATCGCGAATTGCGGGCTCGCCTCGCCGGGCTTGCCTCTGTGTCTGAGGACTATCTGAGGAACCAGGTCTTTCTGGTGCAGTCGTATCTCAACCCGGAAGCGATTCTCGGGACCGGATCGATCCTGTTCGACTATAGCGACGTCATCTCGTTCGACGGAACGTTGACCACCGCCAGTTCGAGTGTCCAACTGAATGCCACGAAGTTCTACGCCTTCGATCGCTTCATGACGGAGCTGATGGTCACCCAGGGCAAGGCGCTGCTTGCGGAGTTCGAAGATCTCATCGGGCTCATGGAGCCTGGTTAGTGATAGCCTCGGGGTGCGCGACCTAACATGGAATTGCTGCTGTCCGCGAAGGCTATCCGGCTAGTCTAGTAACGCCTGTGGTTTGCGAAGCGTGCGGGTGCGGCAGCAGAATTCCGAGACGTTAGGAGGCTGCAGGGTCTCCGAGAACGTCGAGGAAGGCGCGTGGCTTGAGGACTTCCACTCCTCGCCACCCCGACACGTGCAAGAGGTCCGAGTCTCCAGAAACGACGAGGGCCCCAGCTGAGTGGGCGCAGAGCAGGAACTTGTCGTCGTCCGCGTCGGCCGTGATGTCCTCTTCCTCTTCAGGGTCGGCGACGAGTGTGCCGTGGCCAATGATCGTTGCGAGGACCGCTTCGTATTCCAGTCCGGGACGGGAGGCCGCAAGCCGAGCGCAGGTCTGGAAGTACTCGTCGAAGATTGCCGGGCTGAGACGAGTTCGAAGCTGTCAGCGGCCCATGCTTCAAGGACTTGGCCGGGTACACCGGCGAAGAAGATCCCGGAAACCAAGACGTTGGTGTCCAGGACTACCTTCACTTCCGTCCTCGCACCTCGCGAATAGCTCGTTCGACCTCCTCTTCGGTGATTCCCGCGGCCTCGGCCGACTCCCGAACCTTGTCGAGAAGGGCCTTGAAGTCGGCCAACTTCGGTGGCTTGAGGGCCTTGAGCACGACGACGTCGCCTTCACCTACGACAACGAACTGAGCTCCGGGCTCGAGCCCTAGCCGCGTCCGGATCTCCTCTGGGATGACGACCTGCCCGCGAGAAGAGAGCTTAGTGGTGGCTGGTTTGACCATGAAAACTGGGCTCCCTCGGCACAATGATCTTACCAGTAAGATGGTACAACCGCAGCCTCCTAACAAGGAATTGCTGCAGTCCGCGAAGGCTATTCGGCATCTCTGGTAACGCCCTTGGTTTGCCAACCGGGCGGGTGCGGCAGCAGAATTCCGGGACGTTATAGAGCGCGGACCGATGGCTAGATCAGCGAAACAGACTCCGATATCTGGGATAACCACCGCCCAGTCGGAGAAGCACGACAAACGACTGGCGAACCGGAGGCTTCGGCGTGCGGTCAGGCAGGCACTTCACCGGGCTGAGTCCGTTGAGGTCCTGCCGCATCGTCGTGAACTTACGGATCCTTGGACAATGGCGAAGGACGGTAAGATGTGGTTTGACGCCGACCGCTTCCCGGAACTGCTCAGGAAGTAGGAGGTCCCAGACGCGCATGGCGATTTCCGACGCCTCGGGTGTAGACTAAATGACCCCACCCTACCAACGGTCCAGTCATGGCAGAACCCAACGTCAAAGAGCGCGTTCTGGACGCGGTCCGCGAGCTTCCCGATGACGCGACAGTCGAGGACGCGATGGAGCGGCTTTATTTCCTCGCAAAGGTCGAGAAGGGGCTGCAGCAAGCAGAAGCCGGCAGGACGGTTAGCCACGAGGAAGCGAAGCGCCGCCTTCTCGGGTGACAGTTCTCCGTTGGACTGAGCAGGCGGTGCAGGACCTGGAGTCCATTCGCGACTTCATCGAGCGCGACTCACCTCGCTACGGCCGTGTAGTCGTGGAGCGTCTCGTGGAGCCACCTCCAGGATCGAGCTCTTCCCAAAGTCCGGCCGGGTGGTACCAGAGCTCGCTCGAGAGGATCTTCGCGAACTCATCGTCGGCGACTACCGGATCGTTTATCGACTCGACGGAGAGTTGGCGGTGCTTCTCACGGTTTACCGCTCGTCCATGCTGTTCCCCTTCCGACTCTTCGATGAGTGACCGGGCAGCGGCGCTCCATAACATGGAATTGCTGCTGTCCGCGAAGGCTTCGAGGGCATCTCTGGTAGCGCCCTGGTTTGCCAACCGTGCGGGTGCGGCAGCAGAATTCCGGGACGTTAGGAAGAGCGGTGAACCGATCGAGGAGTTTCGCGTATTAGTACGTCCTGTGGTATCATATAGGGTATCGACAGGAGGGTCGAATGAAGCCAAGCCAAGACGTACACCCCCTATCCGCATTCCGGGCAAATGCCGCAGGACTCCTTCGTCAACTCAGGGAGACCCGCCGCCCGCTGGTGCTCACGCAGCACGGTCGCAGTGCGGCAGTGGTCTTAGACGTCGAGCAC harbors:
- a CDS encoding AbrB/MazE/SpoVT family DNA-binding domain-containing protein; its protein translation is MVKPATTKLSSRGQVVIPEEIRTRLGLEPGAQFVVVGEGDVVVLKALKPPKLADFKALLDKVRESAEAAGITEEEVERAIREVRGRK
- a CDS encoding type II toxin-antitoxin system Phd/YefM family antitoxin, which codes for MKPSQDVHPLSAFRANAAGLLRQLRETRRPLVLTQHGRSAAVVLDVEHYEALIDEVELIREIRQAKAELARGEGIPQEQVVAEVRDRLAR
- a CDS encoding type II toxin-antitoxin system RelE/ParE family toxin, producing the protein MELFPKSGRVVPELAREDLRELIVGDYRIVYRLDGELAVLLTVYRSSMLFPFRLFDE